In Zingiber officinale cultivar Zhangliang chromosome 6A, Zo_v1.1, whole genome shotgun sequence, a single genomic region encodes these proteins:
- the LOC121997530 gene encoding protein RecA-like isoform X3: MARLLLRASLRAALYASQFQKYGEGIPAPAFQYCNFSSKAKTKSKSDGSESGNFSSKAKRMSKSDGSESGKENLSKKDIALQQALDKITDSFGKGSIMWLGRAHAPREVPVVSTGSIALDMALGIGGLPKGCVVEIYGPEASGKTALALHVIAESQKNKGSCAFIDGEHALDSALVKSIGVKMDNLFLSQPDSGEQALSLIDNLIRSGSVDVVVVDSVSALVPKSEPDGEIGDAHMALRARLMSQALHKLTHSLSMSQTILLFINQVRAKQVASGGNALKFYASVRLNIRRIGFIKMGQETLGNQVSVKIVKNKHAPAFRTVRLGLEHGKGISREFELIDLGLKHKLITKGGGAMYSFNEQSFRGKDAIKHYLIKNDWAKEELATKLRQKILYNNDDDNKMDSQNDDDTNEEVSEELIMSDTTDEELIAANEEVSEELIMSDTNDEELIAALG, translated from the exons ATGGCGAGGCTTCTTCTGCGGGCTTCTTTAAGAGCAGCACTTTATGCTTCACAG TTTCAGAAATATGGAGAAGGAATCCCAGCACCTGCATTTCAATATTGTAACTTTTCTTCCAAAG CTAAAACAAAGTCCAAGTCAGATGGATCTGAATCTGGTAACTTTTCTTCCAAAG CTAAAAGAATGTCCAAGTCAGATGGATCGGAATCTGGTAAGGAAAATCTATCTAAGAAAGATATTGCTTTACAGCAGGCCTTGGACAAGATTACTGATTCATTTGGGAAGGGCTCAATCATGTGGCTTGGTCGTGCTCATGCTCCTAGGGAAGTCCCTGTTGTATCTACAGGATCTATTGCATTGGATATGGCATTGGGAATTGGTGGCCTTCCAAAG GGGTGTGTTGTGGAGATATACGGTCCAGAGGCTTCAGGAAAAACTGCACTTGCTCTTCATGTTATTGCAGAATCTCAAAAGAATAAGG GTTCTTGTGCTTTCATAGATGGTGAACATGCTCTGGATTCAGCATTGGTTAAGTCTATTGGTGTCAAAATGGATAATTTATTCTTGTCACAGCCAGATAGTGGGGAGCAGGCACTTAGTCTCATTGACAATCTAATTAGGAGTGGTTCAGTTGATGTTGTGGTTGTCGACAGT GTTTCTGCCCTTGTGCCTAAAAGTGAACCTGATGGTGAGATCGGAGATGCCCATATGGCTCTTCGAGCAAGGTTGATGAGCCAAGCTTTGCACAAGTTGACTCATTCATTATCAATGTCACAGACAATTTTGCTGTTTATTAATCAG GTTAGAGCAAAGCAAGTGGCCTCAGGCGGCAATGCCTTGAAGTTTTATGCATCCGTTCGCTTGAACATCAGACGAATTGGCTTCATTAAAATGGGTCAAGAG ACTTTAGGGAATCAAGTGTCGGTGAAAATTGTAAAGAATAAGCATGCTCCTGCGTTTAGGACAGTGCGTTTGGGGCTTGAGCACGGCAAGGGGATCTCCCGGGAATTTGAGCTAATAGATCTTGGCTTGAAACACAAGCTCATTACTAAAGGTGGTGGTGCTATGTATAGTTTCAATGAGCAAAGCTTCAGAGGGAAAGATGCTATCAAGCACTATCTTATTAAGAATGACTGGGCAAAAGAAGAGTTAGCAACAAAACTGAGGCAGAAGATATTATACAACAATGACGATGACAATAAAATGGACTCACAGAACGACGACGACACAAATGAGGAAGTATCTGAAGAGCTAATCATGTCCGATACAACTGATGAGGAACTTATTGCCGCCAATGAGGAAGTATCTGAAGAGCTAATCATGTCCGATACAAATGATGAGGAACTTATTGCCGCCTTAGGTTGA